In a single window of the Sphingosinicella microcystinivorans genome:
- a CDS encoding tetratricopeptide repeat protein codes for MKMVSRTALGFALALGIASGAMVAPAVAKDKDKKEAASEQRKFKFSKKAQKALGEAQAAQQKGDNDTALAKIREAEAAAETPDDKYMANALKINVALAKQDNTLLEEGLKGSIDSGSSPPEEKLKFQRSLAALAVQRNDVQGALQVYEQMAAEHPGDADIVVGLGEMYNRAGRTSEAVATIDKAIKAKQATGQPVEEAWYKRALALAYDGKLAGQVLPASLALVQAYPSTTNWRDVLVIFRETAGLDDQANLDVMRLMYDTNSLTGERDYFEYAETADKRGLAGEAQIVIDAGTKKGALSAGKPYVKELVGIVTPKVKGDRASLPRLEKESHADKTGRMAKATGDGYLGYGENAKAVEMYRLALEKGGIDAAEVNTRIGIALARSGDKAGAETAFNAVQGGKRGDIAKLWLAHLNSAGGTQTASTTTGN; via the coding sequence ATGAAGATGGTTTCACGCACGGCGCTCGGCTTTGCGCTGGCGCTCGGCATTGCGAGCGGCGCCATGGTTGCGCCTGCGGTCGCCAAGGACAAGGACAAGAAGGAAGCGGCGTCCGAACAGCGCAAGTTCAAGTTTTCCAAGAAGGCCCAGAAGGCTCTCGGCGAGGCGCAGGCCGCCCAGCAGAAGGGCGACAACGACACGGCGCTCGCCAAGATCCGCGAGGCCGAGGCGGCGGCGGAAACGCCCGACGACAAGTACATGGCGAACGCGCTGAAGATCAACGTCGCGCTCGCAAAGCAGGACAACACGCTGCTCGAGGAAGGCCTCAAGGGCTCGATCGACAGCGGCAGCTCGCCGCCCGAGGAGAAGCTGAAGTTCCAGCGCAGCCTTGCCGCGCTCGCGGTGCAGCGGAACGACGTGCAGGGCGCCCTCCAGGTTTACGAGCAGATGGCCGCCGAGCATCCGGGCGATGCCGACATCGTCGTCGGCCTCGGCGAGATGTACAACCGTGCCGGCCGCACGTCGGAGGCCGTCGCCACCATCGACAAGGCGATCAAGGCCAAGCAGGCGACGGGCCAGCCGGTCGAGGAAGCGTGGTACAAGCGCGCGCTCGCGCTCGCCTATGACGGCAAGCTTGCCGGTCAGGTGCTTCCGGCGTCGCTCGCGCTCGTGCAGGCGTATCCGTCGACCACGAACTGGCGCGACGTGCTGGTGATTTTCCGCGAGACGGCGGGCCTCGACGATCAGGCCAACCTCGACGTCATGCGCCTGATGTACGACACCAACTCGCTGACCGGCGAACGCGATTACTTCGAATATGCCGAAACCGCCGACAAGCGCGGTCTCGCGGGCGAGGCCCAGATCGTCATCGACGCGGGCACGAAGAAGGGGGCGCTCTCCGCGGGCAAGCCGTATGTGAAGGAACTCGTCGGCATCGTCACGCCGAAGGTGAAGGGCGACCGGGCTTCGCTGCCGCGGCTCGAGAAGGAATCGCACGCCGACAAGACCGGCCGCATGGCCAAGGCCACGGGCGACGGCTACCTCGGCTACGGCGAGAACGCCAAGGCGGTCGAGATGTACAGGCTCGCGCTCGAAAAGGGCGGTATCGACGCCGCGGAGGTCAACACCCGCATCGGCATCGCTCTTGCCCGCAGCGGCGACAAGGCCGGTGCGGAAACTGCCTTCAACGCGGTGCAGGGCGGCAAGCGCGGCGACATCGCGAAGCTCTGGCTCGCGCACCTCAACAGCGCGGGCGGCACGCAGACGGCTTCGACCACGACCGGAAACTGA
- a CDS encoding lysoplasmalogenase family protein: protein MAQRIALPASLAAIAAAAYFLAMNAGLSFAVHVALKGACVTILAVAAAIAARGTDGWLFAGVMALGALGDILLEFDLMTGASAFAAGHVAAIWLYLRNRRDGPMPRSQYAAAGVLLLSAPFLYLIAGPAADAGIALYAALLCAMAAAAWTSRFPRYRTGIGAILFLVSDAFIFARLGGRMDPDQAARFIWPLYAAGQILIFAGVRQRLAAEGRTAA from the coding sequence ATGGCTCAACGCATCGCGCTTCCCGCAAGCCTCGCCGCAATCGCCGCGGCGGCATACTTCCTTGCCATGAACGCGGGGCTGTCGTTCGCAGTGCACGTCGCCCTGAAAGGCGCCTGCGTCACGATCCTCGCCGTCGCCGCCGCGATTGCGGCGCGCGGCACCGACGGGTGGCTGTTCGCAGGCGTGATGGCGCTCGGCGCGCTCGGCGACATCCTGCTCGAATTCGACCTGATGACCGGCGCATCGGCGTTCGCCGCCGGACATGTCGCCGCGATCTGGCTCTACCTCCGCAACCGGCGCGACGGGCCGATGCCGCGCAGCCAGTATGCCGCCGCGGGCGTGCTGCTGCTCTCGGCGCCCTTCCTCTACCTGATCGCGGGCCCCGCCGCCGACGCCGGGATCGCGCTTTACGCCGCCCTGCTCTGCGCGATGGCCGCCGCCGCGTGGACAAGCCGATTCCCGCGCTACCGCACCGGGATCGGCGCGATCCTGTTCCTCGTCTCGGACGCTTTCATCTTCGCGCGCCTCGGCGGACGCATGGACCCGGACCAGGCCGCGCGCTTCATCTGGCCGCTCTACGCGGCGGGCCAGATCCTGATCTTCGCGGGCGTGCGGCAGCGGCTGGCAGCGGAGGGACGCACGGCCGCCTAG